In a single window of the Oscarella lobularis chromosome 2, ooOscLobu1.1, whole genome shotgun sequence genome:
- the LOC136183396 gene encoding uncharacterized protein isoform X2 — protein sequence MSQPCTVPGFLFEGFGYVLLSPGQFIGGEEFKIKLFFRTTNPDGMLFAAFKSDALSYVYLALIDGELEFGVQADGNNSQSIRTEGKWNKDRFYRVEAMKTVTKVILRVYYGSQGLLAYNETKCDSKTVVVVDNSYVGGLPVNASRLLPDSIGFIGCIRVMFFYSSKAQFNSSKIQKLVNVVQENDGCPPSVEKAMHFRGSGYVRLNLSSSARINDELHFRFRVRTSWPNGLLLAAFGNVSKNFLFVETRGRDGIDVRYRTNKERVNVIRVNRCILCDGSWHEIDLSITDRFIIVRVDNEDISPIINVTEFSSEILQNVYFGGLPQYDLSETKPTPVEVALGVGVNVTGYGGCLANFSVNEILIDVVKKRAGSANLIDINSASENGRAVTDTNVEAFTEYLYRVVVKVSGGGVVYSEWTNVRTGSDSSSSGRFQPEIDYDGMNATIQWVGPPTVLKDDESYDIDIYAYTCTVCLQPTISTCYHWKKENAALPYLHSPVAASTMYTVNISASVFNRAKRLMSNFSTPVVTRKSEANSNVGEYKNECDYNEKEHSSCFSFNTSWCPTKPEAIQRILELSSNFCSRKTASSSYNISLICQPPPSTVSPTTENSLSSTTTPTETSSSPVQDDAYTTENSSTTTPTETSSSPVQDDAYTTENSSTTTPTETSTSPVQDYANLVGTGIGCAFAIVLAALLFFFWKKKRKSATSFNRNVVQMTAVCSSSSGENMILSTFNECYSLPQLPPPPLPPPNQRVCYNETDCIKKRTDTPLDAVNPEDEHVYHLLRQTGPNVTTASISVFWEPAKTEAALRNQLARAKVPLLKRSDIYLGMILDSGQFKTIEKGIWTRDEGSSVVVAVKTLKSEKGENRVKFLREAAIINQFKHNNVIKMYGVVLSANPMMIVVEMLPKGDLKQFLSATRCDKTALESNLAASFLQMSRGIADGMAYLAGSSFIHRDLAARNVLLDENLVCKIADFALARDFNEENYYMGQISIRWTAPEVLKFFKYSLASDLWSYGVVLYEIWSLGERPYDCLSNKMVVENVEMGYRLPAPPGCPYAIYELMIECWHPDYHKRPSFSVISTRLSEPDDALLINKETSESISGEIGDCLEDSCQPAYLDLQYVYQSQ from the exons ATGAGCCAACCATGTACCGTTCCGGGATTTCTATTTGAAGGTTTTGGCTACGTTCTCCTTTCTCCGGGTCAGTTTATTGGCGGCGAAGAGTTTAAgataaaattgtttttccgCACGACGAATCCGGACGGGATGCTATTTGCGGCATTTAAAAGCGACGCATTGTCGTATGTGTACCTTGCACTCATCGATGGTGAACTCGAATTCGGTGTCCAGGCTGACGGCAATAATAGTCAAAGCATAAGAACTGAAGGAAAGTGGAACAAAGATCGCTTTTACAGAGTAGAAGCAATGAAAACAGTTACGAAAGTGATACTTCGCGTTTATTATGGCAGCCAAGGGCTGTTGGCATATAACGAAACGAAGTGCGACAGCAAGAcggttgttgttgttgataACAGCTATGTTGGAGGACTACCCGTGAATGCTAGTCGATTGCTTCCAGACTCAATCGGATTTATTGGCTGCATTAGAGTGATGTTTTTCTACAGCAGCAAAGCACAATTTAATTcatcaaaaattcaaaagctcGTAAATGTTGTTCAGGAGAACGACGGCTGTCCACCGTCCGTTGAAAAGGCGATGCATTTTCGCGGATCTGGTTACGTACGGTTAAATTTATCATCTTCGGCTCGGATAAACGACGAACTTCACTTTCGATTTCGAGTTCGAACGAGTTGGCCAAATGGATTGCTCCTCGCTGCATTTGGAAACGTGAGCAAaaactttcttttcgttgaAACGCGCGGCCGTGATGGAATCGATGTGAGATATAGAACGAACAAAGAACGAGTCAATGTTATTCGTGTGAACCGATGTATCTTGTGCGACGGCTCATGGCATGAAATCGATCTTTCAATTACCGACAGGTTTATTATTGTAAGAGTTGACAACGAAGATATTTCTCCCATTATCAATGTCACCGAGTTTTCTTCGGAAATTTTGCAGAATGTGTATTTTGGTGGACTGCCGCAATATGATCTATCAGAGACGAAGCCAACTCCAGTAGAAGTGGCTTTGGGAGTCGGCGTGAACGTCACCGGATACGGTGGTTGCTTGGCAAATTTTTCCGTGAACGAAATACTTATTGATGTCGTGAAGAAGAGAGCGGGGAGTGCAAAC TTGATAGATATTAATTCGGCGAGTGAGAACGGAAGAGCTGTCACTGACACAAACGTCGAAGCATTTACCG AATACTTATATCGTGTCGTGGTGAAGGTATCCGGCGGTGGCGTTGTCTATAGCGAATGGACGAATGTTCGCACTGGAAGCGACA GTTCCTCAAGTGGACGTTTCCAACCAGAAATTGACTACGACGGAATGAACGCGACAATACAATGGGTAGGTCCACCAACTGTtctcaaagacgacgagtcgtACGATATTGACATATACGCATACACATGCACGGTTTGCCTACAACCAACGATCTCGACCTGTTATCActggaagaaagagaacgcaGCTTTACCATATCTACACTCTCCTGTGGCAGCCTCGACTATGTATACTGTCAACATTTCTGCTTCTGTTTTCAACCGAGCGAAAAGACTAATGTCAAACTTCAGCACTCCTGTTGTCACGCGGAAATCTGAAG CTAATTCGAACGTTGGTGAATACAAAAACGAGTGCGATTACAACGAGAAAGAACATTCCAGTTGCTTTTCTTTTAACACTTCTTGGTGCCCAACAAAACCTGAAGCCATCCAGAGAATTCTGGAATTGTCATCTAACTTCTGTTCTAGAAAGA CCGCGTCATCCTCATATAATATAAGTCTCATTTGTCAGCCTCCGCCTTCTACTGTCTCCCCAACGACAGAGAACTCTTTGTCATCAACAACAACGCCGACAG AAACTAGTTCTTCACCAGTACAAGACGACGCTTATACGACAGAAAACTCGTCAACAACAACGCCGAcag AAACTAGTTCTTCACCAGTACAAGACGACGCTTATACGACAGAAAACTCGTCAACAACAACGCCGAcag AAACTAGTACTTCACCAGTACAAGACTACGCTAATCTTGTTGGGACGGGAATAGGATGCGCTTTTGCCATTGTACTAGCCGctcttttattctttttttggaagaaaaaaagaaaatcagcaACGTCATTTAACAGAAATG tgGTGCAAATGACGGCtgtttgctcttcttcttctggcGAAAACATGATACTCTCTACTTTCAATGAATGTTATTCTTTGCCGCAGCTGCCACCTCCGCCACTTCCACCGCCGAATCAAAGAGTCTGCTACAACGAAACTGATTGCATCAAAAAGAGAACTGACACACCACTAGATGCAGTCAATCCAGAAGATGAACATGTTTATCATCTACTGCGCCAGACTGGACCAAACGTTACTACA gCTTCCATTTCAGTCTTTTGGGAGCCAGCTAAAACGGAGGCGGCATTACGCAATCAGCTCGCTAGAGCAAAAGTTCCTTTGCTGAAGAGGTCTGATATTTATCTAGGAATGATTTTGGATTCCGG gcAATTTAAAACGATTGAGAAGGGAATTTGGACAAGG GACGAGGGATCAAGCGTCGTCGTGGCGGTGAAAACCTTGAAGTCGGAGAAGGGAGAGAACAGGGTTAAGTTCCTTCGCGAGGCAGCAATTATCAACCAGTTTAAGCACAATAACGTCATCAAAATGTACGGAGTCGTGCTAAGTGCAAACCCG ATGATGATTGTCGTGGAAATGTTGCCAAAAGGAGACCTGAAACAATTCTTGTCAGCTACAAG ATGTGACAAAACCGCGCTCGAATCCAATTTGGCCGCTTCCTTTTTGCAGATGTCTCGTGGCATTGCAGATGGAATGGCTTATTTGGCAGGATCATCATTTATTCACAGA GACTTGGCGGCCAGAAACGTATTATTGGACGAAAATCTCGTCTGCAAA ATTGCCGATTTCGCATTGGCAAGAGATTTCAATGAAGAGAACTACTACATGGGGCAAATCTCGATTAGATGGACAGCACCCGAA GTtctgaaatttttcaaatattCGTTGGCTAGCGACTTGTGGAGTTATGGAGTCGTTTTATATGAAATCTGGTCTCTTGGTGAACGACCCTACGACTGCTTATCAAACAAAATGGT
- the LOC136183396 gene encoding uncharacterized protein isoform X1, producing the protein MSQPCTVPGFLFEGFGYVLLSPGQFIGGEEFKIKLFFRTTNPDGMLFAAFKSDALSYVYLALIDGELEFGVQADGNNSQSIRTEGKWNKDRFYRVEAMKTVTKVILRVYYGSQGLLAYNETKCDSKTVVVVDNSYVGGLPVNASRLLPDSIGFIGCIRVMFFYSSKAQFNSSKIQKLVNVVQENDGCPPSVEKAMHFRGSGYVRLNLSSSARINDELHFRFRVRTSWPNGLLLAAFGNVSKNFLFVETRGRDGIDVRYRTNKERVNVIRVNRCILCDGSWHEIDLSITDRFIIVRVDNEDISPIINVTEFSSEILQNVYFGGLPQYDLSETKPTPVEVALGVGVNVTGYGGCLANFSVNEILIDVVKKRAGSANVSFAGCPNFPWSGSVCKDQLIDINSASENGRAVTDTNVEAFTEYLYRVVVKVSGGGVVYSEWTNVRTGSDSSSSGRFQPEIDYDGMNATIQWVGPPTVLKDDESYDIDIYAYTCTVCLQPTISTCYHWKKENAALPYLHSPVAASTMYTVNISASVFNRAKRLMSNFSTPVVTRKSEANSNVGEYKNECDYNEKEHSSCFSFNTSWCPTKPEAIQRILELSSNFCSRKTASSSYNISLICQPPPSTVSPTTENSLSSTTTPTETSSSPVQDDAYTTENSSTTTPTETSSSPVQDDAYTTENSSTTTPTETSTSPVQDYANLVGTGIGCAFAIVLAALLFFFWKKKRKSATSFNRNVVQMTAVCSSSSGENMILSTFNECYSLPQLPPPPLPPPNQRVCYNETDCIKKRTDTPLDAVNPEDEHVYHLLRQTGPNVTTASISVFWEPAKTEAALRNQLARAKVPLLKRSDIYLGMILDSGQFKTIEKGIWTRDEGSSVVVAVKTLKSEKGENRVKFLREAAIINQFKHNNVIKMYGVVLSANPMMIVVEMLPKGDLKQFLSATRCDKTALESNLAASFLQMSRGIADGMAYLAGSSFIHRDLAARNVLLDENLVCKIADFALARDFNEENYYMGQISIRWTAPEVLKFFKYSLASDLWSYGVVLYEIWSLGERPYDCLSNKMVVENVEMGYRLPAPPGCPYAIYELMIECWHPDYHKRPSFSVISTRLSEPDDALLINKETSESISGEIGDCLEDSCQPAYLDLQYVYQSQ; encoded by the exons ATGAGCCAACCATGTACCGTTCCGGGATTTCTATTTGAAGGTTTTGGCTACGTTCTCCTTTCTCCGGGTCAGTTTATTGGCGGCGAAGAGTTTAAgataaaattgtttttccgCACGACGAATCCGGACGGGATGCTATTTGCGGCATTTAAAAGCGACGCATTGTCGTATGTGTACCTTGCACTCATCGATGGTGAACTCGAATTCGGTGTCCAGGCTGACGGCAATAATAGTCAAAGCATAAGAACTGAAGGAAAGTGGAACAAAGATCGCTTTTACAGAGTAGAAGCAATGAAAACAGTTACGAAAGTGATACTTCGCGTTTATTATGGCAGCCAAGGGCTGTTGGCATATAACGAAACGAAGTGCGACAGCAAGAcggttgttgttgttgataACAGCTATGTTGGAGGACTACCCGTGAATGCTAGTCGATTGCTTCCAGACTCAATCGGATTTATTGGCTGCATTAGAGTGATGTTTTTCTACAGCAGCAAAGCACAATTTAATTcatcaaaaattcaaaagctcGTAAATGTTGTTCAGGAGAACGACGGCTGTCCACCGTCCGTTGAAAAGGCGATGCATTTTCGCGGATCTGGTTACGTACGGTTAAATTTATCATCTTCGGCTCGGATAAACGACGAACTTCACTTTCGATTTCGAGTTCGAACGAGTTGGCCAAATGGATTGCTCCTCGCTGCATTTGGAAACGTGAGCAAaaactttcttttcgttgaAACGCGCGGCCGTGATGGAATCGATGTGAGATATAGAACGAACAAAGAACGAGTCAATGTTATTCGTGTGAACCGATGTATCTTGTGCGACGGCTCATGGCATGAAATCGATCTTTCAATTACCGACAGGTTTATTATTGTAAGAGTTGACAACGAAGATATTTCTCCCATTATCAATGTCACCGAGTTTTCTTCGGAAATTTTGCAGAATGTGTATTTTGGTGGACTGCCGCAATATGATCTATCAGAGACGAAGCCAACTCCAGTAGAAGTGGCTTTGGGAGTCGGCGTGAACGTCACCGGATACGGTGGTTGCTTGGCAAATTTTTCCGTGAACGAAATACTTATTGATGTCGTGAAGAAGAGAGCGGGGAGTGCAAACGTGAGTTTTGCTGGATGTCCCAACTTTCCTTGGAGCGGTTCAGTATGCAAAGATCAGTTGATAGATATTAATTCGGCGAGTGAGAACGGAAGAGCTGTCACTGACACAAACGTCGAAGCATTTACCG AATACTTATATCGTGTCGTGGTGAAGGTATCCGGCGGTGGCGTTGTCTATAGCGAATGGACGAATGTTCGCACTGGAAGCGACA GTTCCTCAAGTGGACGTTTCCAACCAGAAATTGACTACGACGGAATGAACGCGACAATACAATGGGTAGGTCCACCAACTGTtctcaaagacgacgagtcgtACGATATTGACATATACGCATACACATGCACGGTTTGCCTACAACCAACGATCTCGACCTGTTATCActggaagaaagagaacgcaGCTTTACCATATCTACACTCTCCTGTGGCAGCCTCGACTATGTATACTGTCAACATTTCTGCTTCTGTTTTCAACCGAGCGAAAAGACTAATGTCAAACTTCAGCACTCCTGTTGTCACGCGGAAATCTGAAG CTAATTCGAACGTTGGTGAATACAAAAACGAGTGCGATTACAACGAGAAAGAACATTCCAGTTGCTTTTCTTTTAACACTTCTTGGTGCCCAACAAAACCTGAAGCCATCCAGAGAATTCTGGAATTGTCATCTAACTTCTGTTCTAGAAAGA CCGCGTCATCCTCATATAATATAAGTCTCATTTGTCAGCCTCCGCCTTCTACTGTCTCCCCAACGACAGAGAACTCTTTGTCATCAACAACAACGCCGACAG AAACTAGTTCTTCACCAGTACAAGACGACGCTTATACGACAGAAAACTCGTCAACAACAACGCCGAcag AAACTAGTTCTTCACCAGTACAAGACGACGCTTATACGACAGAAAACTCGTCAACAACAACGCCGAcag AAACTAGTACTTCACCAGTACAAGACTACGCTAATCTTGTTGGGACGGGAATAGGATGCGCTTTTGCCATTGTACTAGCCGctcttttattctttttttggaagaaaaaaagaaaatcagcaACGTCATTTAACAGAAATG tgGTGCAAATGACGGCtgtttgctcttcttcttctggcGAAAACATGATACTCTCTACTTTCAATGAATGTTATTCTTTGCCGCAGCTGCCACCTCCGCCACTTCCACCGCCGAATCAAAGAGTCTGCTACAACGAAACTGATTGCATCAAAAAGAGAACTGACACACCACTAGATGCAGTCAATCCAGAAGATGAACATGTTTATCATCTACTGCGCCAGACTGGACCAAACGTTACTACA gCTTCCATTTCAGTCTTTTGGGAGCCAGCTAAAACGGAGGCGGCATTACGCAATCAGCTCGCTAGAGCAAAAGTTCCTTTGCTGAAGAGGTCTGATATTTATCTAGGAATGATTTTGGATTCCGG gcAATTTAAAACGATTGAGAAGGGAATTTGGACAAGG GACGAGGGATCAAGCGTCGTCGTGGCGGTGAAAACCTTGAAGTCGGAGAAGGGAGAGAACAGGGTTAAGTTCCTTCGCGAGGCAGCAATTATCAACCAGTTTAAGCACAATAACGTCATCAAAATGTACGGAGTCGTGCTAAGTGCAAACCCG ATGATGATTGTCGTGGAAATGTTGCCAAAAGGAGACCTGAAACAATTCTTGTCAGCTACAAG ATGTGACAAAACCGCGCTCGAATCCAATTTGGCCGCTTCCTTTTTGCAGATGTCTCGTGGCATTGCAGATGGAATGGCTTATTTGGCAGGATCATCATTTATTCACAGA GACTTGGCGGCCAGAAACGTATTATTGGACGAAAATCTCGTCTGCAAA ATTGCCGATTTCGCATTGGCAAGAGATTTCAATGAAGAGAACTACTACATGGGGCAAATCTCGATTAGATGGACAGCACCCGAA GTtctgaaatttttcaaatattCGTTGGCTAGCGACTTGTGGAGTTATGGAGTCGTTTTATATGAAATCTGGTCTCTTGGTGAACGACCCTACGACTGCTTATCAAACAAAATGGT
- the LOC136199972 gene encoding ephrin type-A receptor 8-like produces MYGVVLSEYPTMIVMEMLPKGDLIQFLLATRYENAALKSNLAACLLQMSRDIAAGMTYLAGLSFIHRDLAARNVFLDKNLVCKIADFGLARDLDEENCYMGQISIRWTAPEVLKFFKYSLASDMWSYGVVLYEIWSLGERPYDCLSNKMVVENVEMGYRLPAPPGCPYAIYELMIECWHPDYQKRPSFSVISTRLSEPDDALLINEKTSEPISGKLGDCLEDSCQPAYLDLQCVYKSQ; encoded by the exons ATGTACGGAGTCGTGCTGAGTGAATATCCG ACAATGATTGTTATGGAAATGTTGCCAAAAGGAGATCTGATACAATTCTTGTTAGCTACGAG ATATGAGAACGCTGCGCTCAAATCTAACTTGGCCGCTTGCCTTTTGCAGATGTCTCGTGACATTGCAGCTGGAATGACCTATTTGGCAGGATTATCATTTATTCACAGA GACTTGGCGGccagaaacgtttttttggACAAAAATCTTGTCTGCAAG ATTGCTGATTTTGGATTGGCCAGAGATTTGGATGAAGAGAACTGCTACATGGGACAAATCTCGATTAGATGGACAGCTCCCGAA GTtctgaaatttttcaaatactCGTTGGCTAGCGACATGTGGAGTTATGGAGTCGTTTTATATGAAATCTGGTCTCTTGGTGAACGACCCTACGACTGCTTATCAAACAAAATGGTCGTTGAAAATGTGGAAATGGGCTATCGACTTCCTGCACCTCCTGGGTGTCCTTACGCAATTTATGAACTGATGATTGAGTGCTG GCATCCTGATTATCAAAAACGGCCTTCTTTCAGTGTCATATCTACTCGTCTGTCAGAGCCGGATGATGCGTTGCTGATCAACGAGAAGACCTCGGAGCCTATATCAGGAAAACTAGGCGATTGTTTGGAAGATTCATGCCAACCGGCTTACTTGGACCTTCAGTGCGTCTACAAATCTCAATAG